A single region of the Marinobacter nanhaiticus D15-8W genome encodes:
- a CDS encoding TRAP transporter large permease: MDINELLAVGMFVAFILLIFTGFPIAWVLGGVAVAFTGLAMLSDMYLDTFIAIDWSYFSLSIERIWGTMSSWVLVAIPMFVFMGQMLDRSGMAEKLMLNVSRLFGRLNGGTAIAVVIIGLLLAASTGIVGASVALLTLLAVPVMLKRQYQPELAVGTVCAVGTLGILMPPSIMLVMMADQLAMSVGDLFMGAVFPSAILGVVFVLYIVFRGWIHPDVAPAGDDAESITLGIIFDAVKSILPPALLILAVLGSIFAGIATPTEASGVGAFGATLLALINKRLNLQVLREVCRETSQTTAFIFALLIGATAFSLVLRGLGGDAMIEEALASLPFGPAGVVICILLLTFLLGFVLDWIEITLIILPLVAPVIVSMGYDLVWFTVLFAVCLQTSFLTPPVGFALFYCKGVAPPSVGVKTLYRGVMPFIALQVTVLAIIFIWPTLVTWLPEQAYSGQ, translated from the coding sequence ATGGACATCAATGAGCTCCTGGCCGTCGGCATGTTCGTAGCCTTTATCCTGCTGATCTTTACCGGCTTTCCCATTGCGTGGGTGTTGGGCGGCGTTGCAGTGGCCTTTACCGGGCTGGCGATGCTCTCGGACATGTATCTGGATACCTTTATCGCTATCGACTGGAGCTACTTCTCCCTGTCGATCGAGCGGATCTGGGGCACCATGAGCAGTTGGGTCCTGGTTGCCATACCCATGTTCGTCTTTATGGGGCAGATGCTGGACCGCTCCGGTATGGCCGAGAAACTGATGCTCAACGTATCGCGCCTGTTTGGACGCCTGAACGGCGGAACGGCCATCGCCGTGGTCATTATCGGCCTGCTGCTCGCCGCCTCCACAGGCATCGTAGGGGCCTCTGTAGCACTGCTGACGCTGCTGGCGGTGCCTGTCATGCTCAAGCGCCAGTACCAGCCAGAGCTCGCCGTAGGCACTGTGTGTGCCGTGGGGACGCTCGGCATACTCATGCCGCCGTCGATCATGCTCGTCATGATGGCTGACCAGCTCGCAATGTCGGTCGGCGACCTGTTTATGGGCGCGGTGTTCCCCAGCGCCATACTCGGTGTGGTTTTCGTGCTCTATATCGTTTTCCGTGGCTGGATTCATCCGGACGTAGCGCCGGCAGGCGACGATGCCGAGTCCATCACCCTCGGCATCATCTTCGACGCAGTGAAATCCATCCTGCCCCCGGCACTGCTCATTCTCGCGGTGCTGGGCAGTATCTTCGCCGGTATTGCAACACCAACTGAAGCCTCAGGCGTGGGCGCGTTTGGTGCCACGCTCCTGGCCCTGATCAACAAACGTCTGAACCTGCAAGTGCTGCGCGAAGTCTGCCGGGAAACCAGCCAGACGACTGCGTTTATCTTTGCGCTGCTGATCGGTGCGACGGCATTTTCATTGGTCCTGCGCGGCCTGGGTGGCGATGCGATGATCGAGGAAGCCCTGGCGAGCCTACCGTTCGGTCCGGCCGGCGTGGTGATCTGTATCCTGCTGCTGACGTTCCTGCTGGGCTTCGTGCTCGACTGGATCGAGATCACGCTGATTATCCTGCCGCTGGTCGCCCCGGTTATCGTCAGTATGGGCTACGACCTGGTGTGGTTTACGGTGCTGTTTGCGGTATGTCTGCAGACCTCCTTCCTGACACCACCCGTTGGCTTCGCGCTGTTCTACTGCAAGGGCGTCGCCCCACCCTCCGTGGGTGTGAAAACGCTTTACCGCGGCGTCATGCCCTTCATCGCGCTGCAAGTAACGGTGCTGGCCATCATCTTCATCTGGCCAACCCTGGTGACCTGGCTCCCGGAACAGGCCTACAGCGGACAATAG
- a CDS encoding TRAP transporter small permease subunit: MTVSTDTDRLELEPAPQGLSGEYLPHTSLSRALDSVIQGFGRLSAWLWPILMMIIIVNVVSRYVFAQGFIELEELQWHIYSAGFLFALSYALLWDSHVRVDLIRERISYRAQAWIELFGLLFILAPFIGLLLYFAVPYVIDSWTMNEASSAPGGLSQRWIVKSTLPIGLGLLLIAAFSRLVRLLAFLFGAEAQHGHQ, from the coding sequence ATGACCGTTTCCACTGATACGGACCGACTCGAACTCGAGCCGGCGCCGCAGGGGCTTTCGGGCGAATACCTGCCCCACACTTCCCTATCCCGGGCTCTCGATAGCGTGATCCAGGGTTTTGGCCGTCTAAGTGCATGGCTCTGGCCCATCCTGATGATGATCATCATCGTCAATGTAGTGAGCCGCTATGTGTTTGCCCAAGGCTTCATCGAGCTCGAAGAACTGCAGTGGCACATCTATTCGGCGGGGTTTCTGTTCGCCCTGTCCTACGCCCTGCTCTGGGACAGCCATGTCCGCGTGGACCTGATCCGTGAACGAATCAGCTACCGGGCCCAGGCATGGATCGAACTCTTTGGCCTACTCTTCATCCTCGCACCTTTCATTGGGTTGCTGCTGTACTTCGCGGTGCCCTACGTGATCGATTCCTGGACCATGAATGAAGCCTCCAGCGCACCCGGCGGGCTGAGCCAGCGCTGGATCGTCAAGAGCACCCTGCCCATCGGTCTCGGGTTGTTGCTGATCGCGGCGTTCTCGCGTCTGGTCCGGTTGCTGGCTTTCCTGTTCGGAGCGGAGGCGCAACATGGACATCAATGA
- a CDS encoding TRAP transporter substrate-binding protein produces MTTTSKTLAFLSACGLAAAVASVPAIAQDKVRWKMQAAYGSNLPALGDTIPGVLEDLSEATDNRVIIKHFEPNKLVPTLNITDAVRTGKLEAGYTWIGYDQGKIPSSVLFSAVPFGMEPWEYMAWWYDGEGQELAESIYHKNNVHPVLCGLTGPETGGWFNKEITNLEDINGLKIRYAGIGGRILQELGASVTVLPGGEIFQALEKGAIDASEFSLPTVDKQLGFYEVAKYNYFPGWHQPFAAFHLIVNKDKWDSISDADKTLINLTCQAGVTRNLARSEAFQGEAIEFLEEQGAQTRKLPEPILRELEEVTDKVLQSEADKDEDFARVLKSQQAFQDQYERWQDLGYLPRDF; encoded by the coding sequence ATGACAACGACGAGCAAAACCCTCGCCTTCCTGTCTGCCTGCGGCCTGGCCGCGGCGGTTGCATCAGTACCGGCCATAGCTCAGGACAAGGTTCGCTGGAAAATGCAGGCTGCGTACGGCAGTAACCTCCCTGCCCTGGGCGATACCATTCCCGGCGTACTCGAAGACCTGAGTGAGGCGACCGACAATCGCGTCATCATCAAGCATTTCGAACCCAACAAACTGGTCCCGACCCTGAATATCACCGACGCGGTTCGTACCGGCAAGCTCGAAGCCGGCTACACCTGGATTGGCTACGACCAGGGCAAGATCCCGTCGTCAGTGCTGTTCTCCGCCGTACCGTTCGGCATGGAGCCCTGGGAGTACATGGCATGGTGGTATGACGGCGAAGGTCAGGAACTGGCCGAGTCCATCTACCACAAGAACAACGTCCACCCGGTGCTCTGTGGTCTGACCGGCCCCGAAACCGGTGGCTGGTTCAACAAGGAAATCACCAACCTGGAAGACATCAACGGCCTAAAGATCCGCTATGCCGGTATTGGTGGCCGGATCCTCCAGGAATTGGGCGCGTCAGTGACCGTGCTGCCCGGCGGTGAGATCTTCCAGGCCCTTGAGAAAGGTGCCATCGACGCGTCTGAGTTCTCCCTCCCAACAGTCGACAAGCAGCTCGGCTTCTATGAAGTGGCCAAATACAACTACTTCCCCGGTTGGCATCAGCCCTTCGCCGCATTCCACCTGATCGTCAATAAGGACAAGTGGGATTCCATCAGCGACGCGGACAAGACCCTGATCAACCTGACCTGTCAGGCCGGCGTCACCCGCAACCTGGCACGCAGCGAGGCATTCCAGGGCGAGGCTATCGAGTTCCTCGAGGAACAGGGCGCCCAGACCCGCAAGCTGCCTGAACCTATTCTCCGTGAACTCGAAGAGGTCACCGACAAGGTGCTGCAGAGCGAAGCCGATAAGGACGAAGACTTCGCCCGCGTGCTGAAGAGCCAGCAAGCCTTTCAGGACCAGTACGAGCGTTGGCAGGACCTGGGCTACTTGCCCCGGGACTTCTAA
- a CDS encoding sigma-54 interaction domain-containing protein: protein MTRATGFTLKDLNDLSESPLLTLLDHICEGSVIVDDHAHILWISDKYREVLGIDPLRAVKGMPVEELIPNSMMRQVVSSGQPILLDLLRVRETWMVVTRIPIRDQEDQVIGGIGFVFYKDMDYLKAFVEKYGRLRGVPSTAEKQLASMRDTKYTFADFIGQSEPVEQLLQRARRAAELDTTVLLLGETGTGKEVLAHAIHHASVRAERPFVGINMAAVPDNLMEAEFFGVAPGAYTGADRKGRKGKIQLANKGTLFLDEVGDLPQSLQSKLLRVLQEQEFEPLGSNEVIRVDVRVIAATSKDLKAMVDVGEFRADLYYRLNVLPIVVPPLRERAVDIELLAGTMIERIAHNLGMAPKWLSESALAYLRDYDWPGNVRELQNTLERTFIFAQGSTLQAEDFLPSTERLPEQREDTVIEPLQSTIARAERDGIRKALETTNNNRSQAARALGISRASLYEKMARYGL, encoded by the coding sequence ATGACCCGAGCCACCGGCTTTACCCTGAAAGACCTGAACGACCTGTCGGAAAGTCCGCTGCTGACTTTGCTCGACCACATTTGCGAAGGCAGCGTGATTGTCGATGACCACGCCCACATCCTCTGGATCAGCGACAAGTACCGCGAAGTACTCGGTATCGATCCGTTACGGGCGGTCAAGGGTATGCCGGTGGAGGAGCTCATCCCCAACAGCATGATGCGCCAGGTGGTCAGTAGCGGCCAGCCTATCCTGCTGGACCTGCTGCGGGTCAGGGAGACTTGGATGGTGGTCACCCGCATCCCCATTCGCGACCAGGAAGACCAGGTTATTGGCGGCATCGGGTTCGTGTTCTATAAGGACATGGACTACCTGAAGGCGTTTGTCGAGAAGTACGGCCGGCTCCGCGGCGTACCCAGCACTGCCGAAAAACAGCTCGCCAGCATGCGCGACACCAAGTACACCTTCGCCGACTTCATTGGCCAGAGCGAGCCCGTGGAGCAGCTCCTGCAACGAGCGCGCAGAGCAGCTGAACTGGACACCACAGTACTCCTGCTGGGTGAAACGGGCACCGGCAAGGAAGTGCTGGCCCACGCCATCCACCACGCCTCCGTCCGTGCCGAGCGCCCATTCGTGGGCATCAATATGGCTGCGGTGCCCGATAACCTGATGGAAGCGGAATTCTTCGGCGTTGCGCCTGGCGCGTACACCGGCGCCGACCGCAAAGGCCGCAAGGGTAAGATCCAACTGGCCAACAAGGGTACTCTGTTCCTGGACGAAGTGGGGGATCTGCCCCAAAGCCTCCAGAGCAAACTGCTCCGGGTATTGCAGGAGCAGGAGTTCGAGCCACTGGGCTCAAACGAAGTGATCCGGGTGGACGTGCGGGTCATCGCTGCCACCAGCAAGGACCTCAAGGCCATGGTGGATGTCGGGGAGTTCCGTGCCGACCTCTACTACCGGCTCAACGTCCTGCCGATTGTCGTGCCGCCGCTGCGGGAACGCGCGGTGGACATCGAGCTACTGGCAGGGACAATGATCGAACGTATTGCCCACAACCTCGGGATGGCCCCGAAATGGCTCAGCGAAAGTGCCCTGGCCTACCTACGTGATTACGATTGGCCCGGCAACGTGCGGGAACTGCAGAACACGTTGGAGCGAACGTTTATCTTCGCCCAGGGCTCGACTCTCCAGGCCGAGGACTTCCTACCATCGACTGAACGGCTTCCCGAGCAGCGGGAGGACACCGTAATCGAACCGCTCCAGAGTACCATCGCCCGTGCCGAACGGGATGGCATTCGCAAGGCCCTGGAAACAACCAACAATAATCGCTCCCAGGCTGCAAGGGCACTGGGTATTTCCCGCGCCAGTCTTTACGAGAAAATGGCCCGATACGGGTTATAG